In Levilactobacillus brevis, a single genomic region encodes these proteins:
- a CDS encoding TetR/AcrR family transcriptional regulator; helix-turn-helix transcriptional regulator — protein MTERPYHRQNLAAAIAQQARQQLEEHGADQLSLRQIARFLAVTPAAVYRHYPDKAALLNQLRGDIQDELTAALRTGVLDSADTTAMLRQTVTNLLDYATAHPQAIAFILAAPLPVPQSLQTVVTLLVAQRQLTVAVAQIVPALWTFLLGVLLQAPASKMDAKWVTDQLMKLLAA, from the coding sequence ATGACAGAACGCCCCTATCATCGTCAAAATTTAGCCGCAGCCATCGCGCAACAGGCCCGTCAACAATTAGAAGAGCACGGCGCAGATCAGCTGTCCCTACGGCAAATCGCCCGTTTTCTCGCCGTGACCCCAGCGGCTGTCTATCGGCATTACCCCGACAAGGCGGCCTTGCTGAATCAACTACGAGGGGATATTCAGGACGAACTTACGGCAGCGCTGCGCACCGGCGTCTTGGACTCGGCCGACACGACGGCCATGCTACGGCAGACGGTGACCAATCTCTTAGATTATGCGACGGCTCATCCCCAAGCGATTGCCTTCATCCTGGCGGCACCGTTACCAGTGCCCCAGAGCCTGCAGACGGTCGTAACCTTGTTGGTGGCACAACGGCAATTAACGGTAGCGGTGGCGCAGATCGTCCCGGCACTGTGGACCTTCCTACTGGGGGTACTGCTACAAGCACCTGCCTCAAAAATGGATGCCAAATGGGTAACCGACCAGTTGATGAAGTTACTGGCGGCGTGA
- a CDS encoding CPBP family intramembrane metalloprotease, with amino-acid sequence MSRTISTRRFTLQVLIFWVIWLLVQLTLNSPIEHHLTGWSEELALDAVKLIIWVGGALWFLHRAHPEELAISPREQWRPNWHFTAGYVIWAVIVVYLLAEFALIHHGLRISPSFTPEYWGRYFLVVGVAEEFLFRGYFFNVLLKKFSLTRANTIQALAFACLHIPRYLTTVPAMSPATWIGNLVTVAALGALFGWLYAKSRSLWPGIIVHMTWDILVTLFG; translated from the coding sequence ATGTCACGAACTATTTCCACCCGTCGTTTCACGCTACAAGTCCTGATCTTTTGGGTTATCTGGTTGCTTGTCCAACTAACGCTCAATTCCCCCATCGAACATCATCTCACTGGGTGGTCGGAAGAACTAGCCCTCGATGCCGTCAAGCTCATCATCTGGGTTGGCGGTGCCCTCTGGTTCTTACACCGTGCCCATCCCGAGGAGCTGGCCATCAGTCCTCGCGAGCAGTGGCGGCCCAACTGGCACTTCACGGCCGGCTACGTCATCTGGGCCGTGATTGTCGTTTACCTGTTAGCCGAATTTGCGCTGATCCACCACGGCCTGCGCATCAGTCCCAGCTTTACACCCGAGTACTGGGGACGCTACTTCCTCGTCGTCGGAGTCGCCGAGGAATTCCTCTTCCGGGGATATTTCTTCAATGTTTTACTAAAAAAGTTCAGCCTCACACGGGCCAATACCATTCAAGCACTGGCCTTCGCCTGCCTCCATATCCCCCGTTACCTCACCACTGTTCCGGCGATGAGCCCAGCCACTTGGATTGGCAACCTCGTTACCGTTGCCGCACTTGGTGCCCTCTTCGGGTGGCTGTACGCCAAGAGCCGCTCATTATGGCCCGGCATCATCGTCCACATGACATGGGATATTCTGGTTACGCTATTTGGCTAA
- a CDS encoding carbamoyl phosphate synthase small subunit: MAKRYLILEDGSAYAGEGFGAGATTSGEVISNLNLLGYQETITDQIYHNQIIIFAQPAIGNVGINHDSYESILPTAKGMVVRDVTNISTNRLSRLSLDEFLQQHNIPGISGIDTRHLVRKLRKMAGPVKGSIVDVADAHAFDQLNATVLTNRQVDQVATPKPYPNPDTGKNVVVIDFGLKHGILRQLSERRCNVTVLPWTASAQDVLNLDPDGVLLSTGPGSPLDLGEDVLEMIRTVQAEIPLFAIGLGHELFALANGAQLEALPVEYHGSSHPIRRIITNDIIYATQGQGYAVIAKSIDRDRLITTYVDLINGTVQGLRHRDYPAFSVQFFADGAPGPHESRDLFDEFMEAMTAREG; encoded by the coding sequence ATGGCAAAACGCTATTTGATTTTAGAAGACGGCTCGGCCTACGCCGGTGAGGGATTTGGTGCTGGCGCCACTACGAGCGGAGAAGTCATTTCCAACTTAAATCTTTTAGGCTATCAGGAAACGATTACCGATCAAATTTATCACAACCAAATCATTATCTTTGCCCAACCGGCCATTGGCAATGTGGGGATTAACCACGATAGTTATGAATCCATTCTGCCAACGGCCAAGGGGATGGTGGTGCGCGACGTCACCAACATCTCGACCAATCGTTTGTCGCGGCTGTCGCTGGACGAGTTTCTCCAGCAGCACAACATCCCCGGTATCAGTGGGATCGACACGCGGCACTTGGTTCGCAAATTGCGCAAGATGGCGGGACCGGTCAAGGGGAGTATCGTGGATGTCGCAGACGCTCACGCCTTTGACCAGTTGAATGCCACGGTGCTGACGAATCGCCAGGTCGATCAGGTCGCCACGCCCAAGCCGTATCCCAACCCGGATACCGGGAAGAACGTGGTGGTGATTGACTTTGGTCTGAAGCACGGGATCTTACGGCAATTGTCGGAGCGCCGGTGTAACGTCACGGTCCTGCCGTGGACGGCTAGCGCCCAGGATGTCTTGAACCTCGACCCGGACGGCGTTTTATTGTCGACGGGACCGGGCTCGCCGCTCGATTTAGGCGAGGACGTTCTAGAGATGATTCGCACGGTTCAAGCGGAGATTCCGCTGTTTGCGATTGGCCTAGGACACGAATTGTTTGCCCTGGCCAATGGGGCACAACTGGAGGCCTTGCCGGTGGAGTATCACGGCAGTAGCCATCCCATTCGCCGGATCATCACCAACGATATCATTTACGCGACGCAGGGTCAGGGGTACGCGGTGATCGCTAAGTCGATTGACCGGGACCGCCTGATTACGACCTACGTGGACCTGATCAACGGGACCGTTCAGGGATTGCGCCACCGGGACTACCCGGCATTTTCCGTGCAGTTCTTTGCGGACGGTGCCCCAGGTCCTCACGAGAGTCGCGACCTATTCGATGAATTCATGGAAGCTATGACAGCACGGGAGGGATAA
- a CDS encoding ribonuclease HI family protein, translated as MFSLYTDAATQPQSGLSAGGILIVHDHEQTQLKHVLTATNNHAAEFEIARLGFLELAKLVGADCATTTVLFYTDSQIVNDSLSKHYAKHYQSAVDALLAAQAPFQLVLTQWVPEKQNQGAHTLANQALHSAEDAK; from the coding sequence TTGTTTTCCTTATATACCGATGCCGCCACACAGCCACAAAGCGGGCTCAGCGCCGGGGGCATCCTGATCGTTCACGATCACGAACAGACCCAGCTCAAGCACGTGCTCACCGCCACCAATAATCACGCGGCCGAGTTCGAGATTGCCCGGTTGGGATTTCTCGAATTAGCCAAATTGGTTGGCGCCGACTGTGCCACGACGACCGTTCTATTTTATACCGATAGCCAGATTGTCAACGATAGTTTAAGCAAACATTATGCAAAACATTACCAATCTGCGGTTGACGCGCTACTGGCCGCTCAGGCACCCTTTCAATTGGTGCTCACGCAATGGGTGCCCGAAAAGCAGAACCAAGGCGCCCACACGCTGGCCAATCAGGCGCTTCATTCGGCCGAAGACGCCAAATAG
- the lspA gene encoding signal peptidase II, with protein sequence MLIADTILIICLVGIDQWIKYAVVANIPLGGEQSFIPGLVSLTHLRNNGAAWSILQGQMWFFAIIAVVALGIMGVFFWRYRNQGEHWPEELGLALMMAGTIGNFIDRLTQGYVVDMFQLDFINFPIFNFADSCLTVGVIFIAIGVFLADRREAQ encoded by the coding sequence ATGCTGATAGCTGATACCATCTTAATCATTTGTCTGGTCGGGATTGACCAGTGGATCAAATACGCCGTGGTGGCCAACATCCCCCTCGGCGGTGAACAGAGCTTTATCCCCGGATTGGTGTCGCTGACCCATCTGCGTAATAACGGGGCCGCCTGGAGCATCCTGCAGGGCCAAATGTGGTTCTTCGCCATCATCGCGGTGGTGGCCCTAGGCATCATGGGAGTCTTCTTCTGGCGGTACCGGAATCAAGGGGAACACTGGCCGGAAGAATTGGGCTTAGCGCTCATGATGGCCGGCACCATCGGGAACTTTATCGATCGTCTGACGCAAGGTTACGTGGTTGATATGTTCCAACTGGACTTTATTAATTTTCCGATTTTTAACTTTGCCGACAGTTGTTTAACGGTCGGTGTGATATTTATTGCGATCGGGGTCTTTCTCGCCGATCGTCGGGAGGCACAGTAA
- a CDS encoding FAD-binding oxidoreductase — protein sequence MQKRIAIIGGGIVGATAAYYLSKLPGSEKVKVTLFDDGVGQASKAAAGIISPWLSKRRNQQWYRLAKAGADLYPELIHDARLGTAVYQQTGTIVTREDEADLETLFALAQDRRKTAATMGDVRTLTAQEVQDQVPLLTAPQPGVLITGGARVDGAALVNGLLDLASQRNLKVSHERVKLNAQGQVLTSLGARQFDRVIIAAGAWLKELIAPLGVVADVRPQKGQLIELAVKDYPLQEHMPVVMPEGERDFVPFGHGKLIVGATHENDGKFDLSVNPEVTADLLASAQRLVKDVTADSLTGVRVGTRAYTDDFAPFFGLVPEHEDFLVASGLGSSGLTTGPQIGKFLAGSALYGGTPDWSQYEKPLTTYLASSAE from the coding sequence ATGCAAAAGAGAATTGCCATTATCGGTGGCGGGATCGTTGGAGCCACTGCAGCTTATTATTTGAGTAAATTACCAGGTAGTGAGAAGGTCAAGGTCACCCTGTTTGACGACGGTGTGGGCCAGGCTTCCAAGGCCGCCGCGGGGATTATTTCACCGTGGCTCTCCAAGCGACGGAACCAGCAATGGTACCGGCTCGCCAAGGCCGGGGCCGACCTCTATCCCGAATTGATTCACGATGCCCGTCTCGGCACGGCGGTCTATCAGCAGACCGGAACCATCGTGACGCGTGAAGATGAGGCCGATTTGGAGACCTTATTTGCCTTGGCCCAGGATCGCCGTAAGACAGCTGCTACGATGGGGGATGTCCGGACGTTAACCGCGCAGGAGGTTCAAGACCAAGTGCCCCTGTTGACGGCGCCACAGCCCGGGGTCTTGATTACCGGGGGTGCACGTGTCGATGGCGCCGCATTGGTTAACGGCTTGCTTGATCTGGCCAGTCAACGCAACCTCAAGGTCAGTCATGAGCGCGTGAAGCTCAATGCTCAGGGTCAAGTTTTGACGTCGCTGGGTGCCCGGCAATTCGATCGGGTCATCATCGCGGCTGGGGCCTGGCTCAAGGAACTCATCGCGCCGCTCGGTGTTGTGGCGGATGTGCGACCACAGAAGGGGCAACTCATCGAACTAGCGGTCAAAGATTACCCCCTGCAAGAACACATGCCGGTCGTCATGCCGGAGGGTGAACGCGACTTTGTGCCGTTTGGTCACGGTAAATTAATCGTGGGGGCTACCCATGAAAATGACGGCAAGTTCGATCTTAGCGTCAATCCCGAGGTGACGGCTGACCTGTTGGCGAGTGCGCAACGATTGGTCAAAGACGTCACGGCCGATAGCCTGACCGGTGTTCGAGTGGGGACGCGTGCCTATACCGACGACTTCGCCCCATTCTTCGGTCTGGTTCCGGAGCACGAAGACTTTCTCGTGGCTTCCGGACTAGGCTCATCCGGCTTAACTACCGGGCCTCAAATCGGAAAGTTCTTGGCCGGCTCCGCACTGTACGGGGGAACCCCCGACTGGAGTCAATACGAGAAGCCCTTGACCACCTATTTGGCGTCTTCGGCCGAATGA
- a CDS encoding formate--tetrahydrofolate ligase produces the protein MSDIEISQATPLEPIEKIAAKVGLTPDQIEPYGHTKAKINLPLAGHHESGKLVLVTSINPTPAGEGKSTVVVGLGDAMNRAGHKTVLALREPSMGPVMGLKGGATGGGYAQVVPMEDINLHFTGDFHALTEAHDTLAALIDNHIQQGNELRLDPRRIVWKRVLDINDRELRQTVIGLGGRTSGVPRQDGFDITVASELMAVLCLSEDLADLKRRVNRILIGYNVDKEPVTVGDLKVGGAITLLLKDAIKPNLVQTLEHNPAIIHGGPFANIAHGCNSVLATQTALQLGDFAVTEAGFGADLGGEKFMDIKTPVLGKTPDAVVIVATVRALKYNGGVKRADLEQEDVSALRAGSANLKRHIASMQQYGVPVVVAINRFTSDTDAEIAALTAEITALNVPVATTTVWADGGAGAMDLAEKVVAATQRTSHFKRLVPEHADLLTQMTAITQKIYGGAKVELSTKAARQLKTFAKQGWDKLPVCMAKTQYSLTDDAHQLGAPTDFTIHVREFAPRLGAGFVVALTGNVLTMPGLPKHPAALDMDIDADGKITGLF, from the coding sequence TTGAGCGATATTGAAATTTCACAGGCGACGCCGCTGGAGCCCATCGAAAAGATTGCGGCGAAGGTCGGATTAACCCCCGATCAGATTGAACCTTACGGCCACACTAAGGCCAAGATTAACCTGCCGCTGGCCGGACATCATGAGTCGGGAAAATTAGTGCTGGTCACGTCGATCAACCCGACGCCGGCCGGTGAAGGCAAGTCTACGGTCGTGGTCGGTCTGGGGGATGCCATGAACCGTGCCGGACACAAGACGGTGCTGGCCTTGCGAGAACCCTCGATGGGACCCGTCATGGGACTCAAGGGTGGCGCAACCGGTGGTGGCTACGCGCAAGTTGTTCCCATGGAAGACATTAATTTACACTTTACCGGGGACTTCCACGCGCTGACCGAGGCCCACGATACCTTAGCGGCGCTGATTGACAATCACATTCAGCAGGGCAATGAATTGCGGCTCGACCCGCGGCGCATTGTGTGGAAGCGCGTGCTGGACATCAACGACCGGGAACTGCGGCAGACGGTCATCGGCTTGGGTGGCCGAACGTCCGGTGTGCCGCGGCAGGACGGTTTTGACATCACGGTGGCCAGTGAATTAATGGCCGTGTTGTGCCTGAGTGAGGATCTCGCCGACCTGAAGCGCCGGGTCAATCGCATTTTGATTGGCTACAACGTTGATAAGGAACCCGTTACGGTGGGTGACTTGAAGGTGGGCGGCGCGATTACGTTGCTCCTGAAGGACGCTATTAAGCCGAACCTGGTCCAAACGTTGGAACACAACCCCGCCATCATTCACGGCGGTCCTTTTGCCAACATCGCCCACGGGTGTAATTCCGTGCTGGCGACGCAAACGGCGCTACAATTGGGCGACTTTGCCGTGACCGAAGCTGGCTTCGGGGCCGATCTCGGTGGCGAAAAGTTCATGGACATTAAGACACCGGTACTGGGCAAGACGCCGGACGCCGTGGTCATTGTCGCTACGGTGCGCGCCCTCAAGTATAACGGTGGTGTGAAACGCGCTGATCTGGAACAAGAAGACGTGTCCGCCTTACGGGCCGGCAGTGCGAACCTGAAACGCCACATTGCCAGCATGCAGCAGTACGGCGTGCCCGTGGTCGTGGCCATCAACCGCTTCACGAGCGATACCGATGCCGAGATTGCGGCGTTGACGGCCGAGATTACGGCGTTAAACGTTCCCGTTGCCACCACGACCGTCTGGGCCGATGGCGGTGCGGGGGCCATGGACCTGGCCGAAAAGGTCGTAGCTGCGACCCAACGGACGAGTCACTTCAAGCGCCTCGTGCCGGAACACGCGGATCTATTGACGCAAATGACGGCGATTACTCAGAAGATTTACGGTGGGGCCAAGGTTGAATTGTCGACCAAGGCGGCCCGGCAACTGAAGACCTTCGCCAAGCAGGGTTGGGATAAACTGCCCGTCTGCATGGCTAAGACCCAGTATTCGTTGACCGATGATGCGCATCAGTTGGGGGCTCCCACGGACTTTACGATTCACGTCCGCGAGTTTGCACCACGGTTGGGGGCCGGCTTCGTCGTAGCCCTGACCGGGAACGTCTTGACCATGCCCGGCCTGCCGAAGCATCCGGCGGCCCTAGACATGGACATCGATGCCGATGGCAAAATCACGGGACTGTTCTAG
- the pyrR gene encoding bifunctional pyr operon transcriptional regulator/uracil phosphoribosyltransferase PyrR, giving the protein MAKVVVDAMAMQRALTRITYEIIERNKGVDDLVILGIKTRGVYLARRIASRLQQLENVTVPVGDLDITSYRDDIEHDADRDPKVSAANINFSVAGKKVILVDDVLYTGRTIRAAMSAVMDLGRPKSINLAVLVDRGHRELPIRADFVGKNIPSSQRERIKVSVSEIDDRDAVEIQQA; this is encoded by the coding sequence ATGGCAAAGGTAGTTGTGGACGCAATGGCAATGCAACGGGCCCTGACCCGGATCACATATGAAATTATCGAAAGAAACAAGGGCGTGGATGACCTGGTTATTCTAGGTATCAAGACACGCGGCGTGTATTTGGCACGTCGAATTGCCAGCCGCTTACAACAACTCGAAAACGTGACGGTTCCCGTGGGGGATCTGGACATTACGTCTTACAGAGACGACATCGAACACGATGCCGACCGCGATCCCAAGGTGTCCGCTGCCAACATTAACTTTTCGGTTGCCGGCAAGAAGGTTATTTTAGTCGATGACGTCCTCTACACGGGACGCACCATTCGCGCGGCCATGAGTGCCGTGATGGATCTGGGACGGCCCAAGTCCATCAATCTCGCCGTCTTGGTCGATCGGGGCCACCGTGAGTTGCCGATTCGCGCGGACTTTGTGGGTAAGAATATCCCCAGTTCCCAACGCGAACGGATCAAGGTCTCCGTCAGTGAGATTGACGACCGAGACGCCGTAGAAATCCAACAGGCATAG
- a CDS encoding RluA family pseudouridine synthase, with translation MQIEDFTVQKTARLDKLVAETVPTISRSQAKGAIEAGQITIDGQVAKPKDKPAVGAQIHIELPDPQPIDLTPENIPLDIVYEDDDVIVVNKPQGMVVHPAPGHPNHTLVNALLYHSPLSSINGTLRPGIVHRIDKDTSGLLMVAKNDHAHQSLSAQLQAKTNLREYVAIVHGNFKEEEGVIRAPLGRSPKDRKKQAVVADGRPAVTHFRVLERYGTYTLIACRLETGRTHQIRVHMAYINHPVAGDPLYGPKKTLKGEGQFLHARELGFVQPTTGKQLDFTAPVPAHFMAVVKKLRREAGLPVDKAI, from the coding sequence ATGCAGATAGAAGATTTTACCGTTCAGAAGACGGCACGCTTAGACAAGCTGGTCGCCGAAACGGTCCCTACCATTTCGCGGTCACAGGCCAAGGGGGCCATCGAGGCCGGTCAGATTACGATCGACGGCCAAGTGGCCAAACCCAAGGATAAGCCGGCCGTGGGCGCTCAGATTCATATTGAGTTGCCCGACCCGCAGCCGATTGACCTGACGCCGGAGAACATTCCCTTAGACATCGTCTACGAGGACGATGACGTCATCGTGGTGAACAAGCCTCAGGGGATGGTCGTCCATCCCGCACCGGGCCATCCCAACCATACGCTGGTGAATGCCCTGTTGTACCACAGCCCGCTGTCGAGCATTAACGGGACGTTGCGGCCCGGAATTGTTCACCGAATCGATAAGGACACCTCGGGCCTCCTGATGGTCGCCAAGAACGACCACGCCCACCAGAGCTTGTCGGCCCAGTTGCAGGCCAAGACCAACCTCCGCGAATACGTGGCGATCGTCCACGGCAATTTTAAGGAAGAAGAGGGCGTGATTCGCGCGCCACTTGGTCGGTCGCCCAAGGACCGCAAGAAGCAGGCGGTCGTGGCCGATGGTCGGCCGGCCGTCACCCATTTCCGGGTGTTGGAGCGCTATGGCACCTATACCCTGATTGCCTGCCGGTTAGAGACCGGGCGGACCCACCAGATTCGGGTGCACATGGCCTACATCAATCATCCGGTCGCCGGTGACCCCTTATACGGGCCCAAGAAGACGCTCAAGGGTGAGGGCCAGTTTTTACACGCCCGCGAGTTGGGCTTTGTTCAGCCCACGACGGGGAAGCAATTGGACTTCACGGCGCCGGTTCCCGCGCATTTTATGGCGGTTGTGAAGAAACTACGCCGTGAGGCCGGATTACCAGTTGACAAAGCAATTTAG
- a CDS encoding EbsA family protein, producing the protein MITQERRFLYQPNPVSSIICWSWTLMVLMVGAIFWLEVTHFNWWTLGFFAVFAVLCWGEVHYRNITMANGVLTVSTVLNHRHLVIPLAHVSSVHVSRYRMGIVAQGKIYQFLLPRNSAIELAGLIQAAKPNVAKEELH; encoded by the coding sequence ATGATAACCCAAGAACGACGATTTTTGTATCAACCGAATCCCGTCAGCAGCATTATTTGCTGGAGCTGGACGCTGATGGTCCTGATGGTCGGGGCCATCTTCTGGCTGGAAGTCACCCACTTTAATTGGTGGACGCTGGGCTTCTTCGCGGTCTTTGCCGTGCTGTGCTGGGGAGAGGTTCACTACCGCAACATCACCATGGCTAACGGTGTCTTGACGGTCAGCACCGTGCTGAACCATCGGCACTTGGTGATTCCGCTGGCCCACGTCAGCAGTGTTCACGTGTCACGGTATCGCATGGGGATCGTTGCCCAGGGAAAGATTTATCAATTTTTGTTGCCACGGAACTCGGCGATTGAACTGGCCGGGTTGATTCAGGCTGCCAAACCAAACGTGGCAAAGGAGGAACTGCATTGA
- a CDS encoding NUDIX domain-containing protein, with protein sequence MTRAQPVELVTMIMVTDPATGRVLVEDKVNVPWKAGHSFPGGHVEVGESCATAAIREVFEETGLTLANVDFCGTCEWFATDRQQRKLGLLYRSDQFTGTIKPSAEGPIYWLDPSELTVDNSAESLLTLLKVFRHETTAVVSDEWNGPLRPDQAE encoded by the coding sequence ATGACAAGAGCGCAACCGGTAGAATTGGTCACGATGATTATGGTGACGGACCCCGCGACCGGCCGGGTCCTAGTGGAAGACAAAGTGAATGTACCCTGGAAGGCGGGACACAGTTTCCCCGGTGGTCACGTCGAAGTGGGCGAGAGTTGTGCGACCGCGGCGATACGGGAGGTCTTCGAGGAAACGGGGCTGACGTTAGCCAACGTCGACTTTTGCGGCACCTGCGAGTGGTTCGCAACCGATCGTCAGCAGCGGAAACTGGGCTTGCTCTACCGGAGCGACCAGTTTACGGGGACCATCAAGCCGAGCGCCGAGGGCCCCATCTACTGGCTTGATCCGAGCGAGCTGACCGTTGACAATAGTGCGGAGAGCTTGTTGACCCTGCTCAAAGTCTTTCGGCACGAGACGACCGCGGTGGTGAGCGATGAATGGAATGGTCCGCTGCGGCCCGATCAGGCTGAATAA
- a CDS encoding nitroreductase family protein, with the protein MKTEFLKLAKQRRSIYALGRNVSFSQDELVDLIKDNIKQGPSSFNNQTTRAIILFGDSHEKLWNIVAAALRKVVKDDGAFAKTQAKINGFKAAFGTVLFFTETKTVKEFEENFPLYADNFQDWSEQSQGNAQYAVWTSLAENGLGANLQHYNPLIDDAVREAFDVPASWRLRAEMDFGSIEAPAGDKDYLDDSERFRVFK; encoded by the coding sequence ATGAAAACAGAATTTCTTAAACTCGCCAAGCAACGTCGTAGTATCTATGCCCTAGGGCGTAACGTGTCCTTCTCGCAGGATGAATTGGTCGATCTGATCAAGGACAACATTAAGCAGGGGCCGTCTTCCTTCAACAACCAGACGACGCGGGCCATCATCTTATTCGGGGATTCCCACGAAAAGCTCTGGAACATCGTTGCCGCTGCCTTGCGTAAGGTCGTTAAAGACGACGGTGCTTTTGCCAAGACCCAAGCCAAGATTAACGGGTTCAAGGCGGCCTTTGGGACGGTCCTGTTCTTCACCGAGACCAAGACGGTGAAGGAATTCGAGGAAAACTTCCCATTATATGCGGACAACTTCCAAGACTGGTCCGAACAGTCCCAAGGAAATGCCCAGTACGCGGTCTGGACCTCGTTGGCTGAAAATGGCCTGGGGGCGAACCTCCAACACTACAACCCACTGATCGATGACGCCGTTCGCGAGGCCTTTGATGTGCCAGCTAGCTGGCGGTTACGGGCCGAAATGGACTTCGGCTCCATCGAAGCGCCAGCCGGTGACAAGGACTACCTGGATGATAGCGAACGGTTCCGGGTGTTCAAGTAG